ATATTTTGGAAGAAAATTTGTCTGATTTTCTGTTTCTTCTTGCAGAAATTTATATAGAATTGATAATTCTTTATTTCCCTCAATTCCAAGAATTTTTTCTTTTTCGAAAAATGCAATTGGCGAATTTAAATTTAATGCGGAAATTTTTTCTTCAGCAATTTTAAATATAATTTTTTTCAATTTTGCAAAATCTTCAGTTCCTTCAATATTCAACGGAAGTTTTTCATCATTAACTTTTTTGTAAAATTCATACAAAATTGAGTGAAGAACATTTCCTAATTCCATTGGTTCAAATTCTTCAGTTGGTTCTTCTATTGGTTTAATTTTTAAAATTCGTTCAGAAAAATATTTAAACGGACACTTTGCAAAAGTTTCTAATTGTGAAATTGAAAATTCACGTTTAGAAATTTCATTTAAATATTCTTTAAAGTTTTCTTGATTGGAATTTACAAATCCATTATAAATATTTTCTTCAAGATAGTTTTCTGACCTTAAATTTCTGATTTTATTTTTTTTAATAATTTGCTCAGAGTCAATTCCAGCTTTGTTAATTTCACATAACAAATTTTTATTTTCAATATTGTTACCAAATTCAATAAGTAATTCTTCGGTTGAATATATTTTTTTTTCTTCGGAAGAATTATATTCTGTAACTTCAAAAACATTTTCAAAATCGTCAATAAATGTTGATTGAACAAGTTCGGAATCTTTATCACTTTGCGGAATTGATAAAAACAGTTTTTTATTCCACGAACATAAAGTTTGATAAAAATGAAACTTTTCTTCAATTTGATGAATAATTTCTTGCTTTCGGAAAGAACCGGAAAAAAATATTTCCGGAGAATATTTTGTGGGGAAATCACCATCACACATTCCGCCTAAAAATAAATAATCAAAATCCAATCCTCTAATTTCATTTAAAGAAGTAACCAAAACTCCATAGTCTGATTTTTCCTTTACATTAAATCTTGCCCAATTGCAAATTGTTCTAATTTGCTCAAGGTAAAAACTTAATGAATATTTTTTTTCAATTTCTTCTTCTTTCTTTACTAAAAATAAAACTTCACTTAATGTTTTAACCAATACAGTTAAGGCTTTTATGTGTTCTTCTTCTTTTCCGTTTGAATCTTCAAGAACTGTACATGGCAATTTTAAGTGTAATAAAACCTTGTTGAAATTTTGTAAAAATTCGTCAATTGTATTTTTCTTCCTTAACGAATATAAAATTGCATCTATTTTTTTTATATCAGTTAAAGCTTTGTTATAATTTTGAATAATAGAGTTCTGATCTTGATTCAATAATCTTTCATTAAATTTTAATAGATTTTTTGCATCTGAAATAATTTGTTCCCAATTATTTTTTCCACCGATAATTTTTAATTCATTTGCAACAGAAATCAAATTGTTAAAATCAACATTTTCAATTTTAATAAATCCATTTGTTAATACTCTAAAAATATCATCATAATTAAAATCGCTTTCAAGCAATTCCAGCAGACTTATTGCGGCAATTACGGGCGAAGATGATTTTAAAGAAATTCTATCCGTAAGATTTAATGGAATTCCATACTTATGAAAAATATCTCTTACTTTACTTGAATAAGTTCCAACAATATTAAATACTACACAAATATTTTCCGGCTGAATATTTTTTTCTAAAATTAATTCTTTAGTGATTTTTGCAATAGTTTCAATTTCATCATTTCTATTTTTGGAATTTATCTTTACAACTTTATCTTTATAAACTGATAATCTTACATCAACTTTATTAAATAAATTTTGTTTTAAACTTTCTCTGAACGTATTATTTTCATTCTCAGAATTTTTTTCAACTTGGTTAAATCCAAGCTGGATAAACCTCAAATATATTTTTGATAAATGGCTAAACAAATTTTCATTTTGTTCATCGTAATCAAAACTAATCGATAAATTATTATTTACAACATTTGCTAATTTGATGATTATTTCAATTTCCGGATTTGTAAATTCATCAAATCCATCAATAATAATTGCATTTACATTTGGAAATAATCTCGTGAATGAATTTTTAAAATCATTATTGGATACAGAAATTATATCATTATAAATATCGCCAATTTCATAAGCAGATAATTTTTTACATTTTTGCGCATATGATGTAAATATTTCCGCAATATCTTCAGCTTTTAATTTTTCACTTCCATCTAATTTTTGAGATTCTTCCAGTAATTTGTTTTCTGAAATTCCATTTCGTTTATATTCCGAAATTACATTTTTAATTTTATCTAAAGTTCCGAATGGAATTCCGTTTGAATATGCAGCAAAGTATTTTAATTTTAATTCATCACAAGTTTCTTTAATTAAAACCGTTGATGCGGCTTCACTTAATAAAACAAATGGCTTTAAATGTTTTAGTAGTTTTGTGTTAAGAGTTGTAAAAGTTTCTATATTTATTTTTGTTATTGGAGAATTTGAAAATTTACCAATTATGTTTTTTTTCAATTCTCGAAGTCTTCGATTTGTAGGAATTATTATTAAAATATTTTCAATGCTATCTTGAGATATTTCTGAATTAAGTAGTTTTTGAATTGTTGAAGAAAAATTTTTATTTCTTGAAAGTATCATTAAAATGAATTTTTCTAATTTAATTTTCTAAACAAAACTTTATCACCGATTTCAATATTATATTTATTAGTATAACCAGCATTAACTTCAATTACATATTGAGCGGGCGCATCCGAAGGAAGTGAATCCAACGAGAATGGAGTTGTATTTTTAAATATTGTAACTATTTCCAAATTTTTGTTTACATAAATTATATCCAAAGAAAGAATTGTATTTTTCATATAGAATGATTGCTGTTCTTCATAAGGAAAAATGAAAAGCATACCTTGATTTTCCAACATTTCATTTCTAAACATTAAACCGGTTGCGCGTTCATCATCATTATCTGAAAATTCAACATCAATTGTCGAAATAAACTTTCCATCATTTTTCTGAAAAGTTAATTCGCCATCTTTTTTAAATTTATAGGTATCTCCACTTAATATTTGTTTACTATTTTTCAATTCATTCTTTGGCTTAAATAAATCTGCTAAAAGCAAAATTGCAAAAGCAATAATTACAATAATTACAATTATTTGAAATATTCTACTTTTTTTATTTACTAAATTATTTTTTTTCTGTTTGTTCATCTTTAGATAAATTTAATTTTAAGATTATTTTTGGTGTTTAAAATTTATCTAAAATGTTTTAAAGATTATTATAAAAATGATACTTGAACGAAAAATTATTGAATTAACGGAAGCACAATCAAGAATTTTAAAAACCGGTTGGGGAAATTCAGCAATTAATGAAACTATTTTGGAAAAAATCACTTATGATTCGGATGGATTAAAAGTGAAAGGTTATGTTGCTTATCCAAAAATAATAAATGAAAAATTGCCATGTATAATTTGGTGCAGAGGTGGATTTGGGAATACCAGCAAATTAGATGATTTTTATGCAAAAGGAATTCTTGGACAAATTGCAAGTTGGGGCTATTTTGTTTTTGAAAGTCAATATAGAGGAAATGATGGTGGTGAAGGTATTGATGAATTTGGTGGAAATGATTTAAATGATGTACTAAATTTAATTCCGATAGCAAATGAATTTGAATTTGCCGATAAAAATATTTGGGGAATTGAAGGATGGAGTCGCGGTGGAATGATGACATATTTAACTTTAACCAAAAATTATAATTTTAAAGCAGCAATTTCAGTCGCCGGAATCTCGAATGTTGAATGCAGTATTAGGGAAAGCAGATTTATGAAAAAAATAATTGAATCTCACCAAAATCTAATTGATGATGAATTTTGTGAATCTAGAACAATTTTAAATAAAATGGAAAACTTTTCTAAATCAACTCCAACATTGTTAATTCACGGATTAAAGGATGAAAGAGTTCCCGTTCATCATTCAATTGATTTATCAAACGAAATGATTAAATTAAATATTGAACACAGATTAATTCTATTAGAAAATGGTGATCATTTTTTAAAATCTCATAAACAAGAAGTAGATAAGTTTAGAAAAAATTGGTTTAAAAAATATTTAATAAATGAGGAAAAATAATGTCAAAAAAATATTGGCTTATAAAATCTGAAGCTTCCGTCTTTTCAATAGATGATTTAGAAAAATGCAAAAACAAAACAACCTATTGGGATGGAGTTAGAAATTATCAAGCAAGAAATTTTCTTCGTGATGAAATGAAAATTGGCGATCAAGTTCTTTTTTATCATAGCAATTCTGAACCAAATGAAATTATTGGCGTTTGCGAAATTGTTAAGGAAGGTTATCCCGATTTTACAGCTTTTGATCCGAATGATATTCATTACGATCCGAAAAGCAAAAGAGAAAATCCAACTTGGATAATGGTTGATATTAAATTATTGAAAAAATTTAAGAAGGGGATTTCACTTGAAGAAATTAAAAAAAATGAAAAACTTTCTAATATGCGATTGGTTCAAAGAGGAAATCGTCTTTCGGTTATGCCGGTTGTGAAAAAAGAATTTGATGAAATTATTAAATTAAGCGGGATTTCAATTTAGTTGAAATCCCTAAATTTACTTTTTCAAAATGTCATCTAATAAATTTTTAATATCTAAATAAGATTGTTTTCCATTAAGCATTTTTATTTGTTTTCCATTTACATCAAAAATAAAAGTTGCCGGTAACGCACCATTCCATTCTATATTTAAAATATTAATTAAATCTTCTTCTTTCTTGAACGAACTTATGAAATTTTTAAAATCAACATTATTATTGTTTAGAAACGGTAAAACTTTTTTTTCCGAATCATCAATATCATCAACACTTATTCCAATAATTTCAATCGTGTTTTTATAAATTGAATTAAGTTTAACCAAATCCGGAAATTCTTCTCTGCAAGGAATACACCAAGTTGCCCAAATATTTAAAAGTAAAATTCTGCCATTGCGAGTTTTTATAATTTGAGTGAGTTTTGATTTATCAATTAATTCAATTTTTTTTGATATAGTTGAATTCGATTGAGCAATTTCAAAAAATAGAATTAGAAATATTATTACAAATTTAATTTTCACTTTTCAACTCGTTTAATTGAACAACCAAATGCTTTTGTATTTTTTACACTAACTTCTTTATTTGCTAGTATTTCATCAATTGAATTTTGTAAATCTTTAGATTCAACATTTTTCTCATTTTTAGAATCGTCAATTCTTCCATGATAAACTTTGCTAAGACTACTATCTAAAACATAAATTTCCGGGGTTAAACTTGCTTCAAATAAATCAGCAACAACATTATTTTCATCTTTTAAAATTGTGAATGTTAAATTATTTTCTTTTGCATGCTCTTTAATTTCTTCAATTGATTCATTTTTGTTAGAATTTATACCAAGAAAAACAACATTTTTATTTTTATACGTATTATAAATTTCTTCCATTCTTTTATTATAATCATTTGAAACCGGACAACCGGTTGAAATGAACATTAAAACAATAGCTTTGGAATTTTTATAGTCTGTTAAATTGTGAAGTTTTTTATTATAATCATAAAGTGAAAAATTATAATTCTCTTTGGATTTAACTTCTGATATTTTTATCGAAAATAATTGAATTGATATAAAAAGAAAAAGCGATAAAAATATAATTACCGTTTTCTTCATAGTTGCTTCCTTTCTTGTTAATTGATTTTAGTTGTTGATGAAAAAATTTACACATAATTGTTAATTTAATAAATACCAAAATGAGTAATCGAAAGGGCTTCAAAATGAAATATTTTTCATATATATTTTTGATTTCTATAATTGTTTCTCTTGTTTCAATATCTTGTAAAAATGAAACAACATTAGCGCAACCCAATATTTCAAAGGCATTTCCCAATTTAACTTTTGAAAATCCAGTTGATATTCAATCACCGGATGATAATACAGATAGAATTTTTGTTGTATCTCAAAAAGGAAAAATTTTATCTTTTGAAAATAATCAAAATGTTCAGTCAGCAAATTTATTTTTAGATCTTGAGGAAAAAGTTTTATTTGGAGGTGAGCAAGGTTTATTAGGTTTGGCATTTCATCCAAATTATAAAAGTAATGGAAAATTTTTCGTTAATTACACTACAAGCAACCCAAGAAGAACAATTGTTTCCAGCTTCAATATTTCTTCAGATATAAATAAAGCTAACCCTAATAGTGAAGAAATTCTGCTTGAAGTTGAACAACCTTTTTCTAATCATAATGGAGGACAAATTGCATTTGGTCTCGATGGATATTTATATATAAGTTTCGGAGATGGTGGTTCCGGAGGTGATCCGGGAAACAGAGCGCAAAATCTAAAAGATTATTTAGGGAAAATTTTAAGAATTGATGTTGATAAAAATGAAAATGGTAAACTATATGGAATTCCCATAGATAATCCATTTGCAGAAAATTCTGAAGGATTTTTAAAAGAAATTTTTGCTTACGGATTAAGAAATGTTTGGCGTTTCAGTTTTGATAGCAAAAATAATTTTTGGGCTGCTGATGTTGGACAAAATGCTTGGGAAGAAATTAATTTAATTGAGAAAGGAGGTAATTATGGATGGAGAATTATGGAAGGATTTCATTGTTATAACCCAAGTGAAGATTGCGATAGAACCGGATTAAAATTACCAATACATGAATATGGACATGTTGAGTCTGGAGGTTATTCTGTAACCGGTGGTTTTGTGTACGAAAAAAATGATTTGCCGGAATTAAATGATAAATATGTTTATGCAGATTTTGTTACAGGAAATATTTGGACTTTTGATTTGGTAAATAATAGAAATAATTTTCTTGCAAAATTTAATGGACAAATTTCAACATTCGGAATTGATCAAAATAATAATTTATATTTTGCAGATTATTCTTCCGGAAGTTTATATAAGTTTGTTGGTGAAAATTTAAATTCTATTGATTTAGAACTTCCCAATCGATTTGAACTTTATCAGAATTATCCAAATCCTTTTAATCCAAATACAACAATAAGTTATTCAATTCCAAATAATTTCTCAGCAAATCCACAATTGGTTAATTTAAATATTTATGATTTACTTGGAAGGGAAGTTCAGAGATTAGTTAATGAATTAAAATCTCCGGGGAATTATGAAACAAATTTTGTTGCAGAAGATTTAAGTTCCGGAGTTTATTATTATAAATTAACATCCGGAAATTTTTCACAAACAAAAAAAATGATTTTACTTAATTAATATTTGCAAGAAGATGTTTAAATATTATTGGTGCATGAATTCTTGAATTTTCAATAAACCATTTGCTTGTATTTAATCCGCCGCAAACAACACCGGCTAAATACAAACCCGAAATATTGGTTTCGAAAGTTTCTTCTTTATAAAATGGAATTTTATTTTTATCGGAAATTTTAATTCCTATTTTTTGAAGAAAATTAAAATCCGGTTTATAGCCGGTCATTGCTAGTACAAAATCATTTGGGATTGTTAAAATTTCAGTGGGAGAAATAATATCAACTTCTTTCTCCCTTATTTCTTTTAATTCAGAATTGTAAAAAACTTTTATTTCATTTTCCTTAATTCTGTTTTCAATATCCGGTTTTACCCAATACTTAACATTATCTTCTAAACTATTTCCTCTAATCACCATGGTAACTTCTGCACCTCGTCTAAATGTTTCAAGTGCAACATCAACGGCAGAATTTCCTCCTCCCACAACAATTATTTTTTCGTATGCAAATGGATGTGGTTCATGATAATAATGTTTTACTTTATCAAGTTCCTCACCGGGAATATTCATCAAATTTGGAAAATCATAAAATCCGGTTGAAACAATAATTTTTTTTGCAAAGAAATTGTTCTTATTAGTTTCTACTTTAAATAATTTTTCAATAGAAAATATATTCTCAACTTTTTCATAAGTATTAACCTTTAAATTCCATTTATCTTTAACTCTTCTATAATATTCCAAAGCTTCCGTTCTTGTTGGCTTTACTCCATGAGAAATAAATGGAACATCTCCAATCTCTAATCTTTCAGAAGTTGAAAAGAAAACCATATTTGTCGGATAGTGAAAAATTGAGTTTGTTAAACTTCCCTTTTCCAAAATTAAATGCGATAAGTTATTTTTTACTGATTCAATTGCACATGCTAATCCTATTGGACCAGCACCGACAATTATTACATCATAAATTGAACTCATAATTTTAAATTATTTTATTACTTTGAAATTTCTTTTAATATTTTTACAATCAAATATAAAAATAAAAACAACTCAAATTTATATGTGAAGTGAATAGATGATAACTTTTAAGTACACATTTTTTTCAAGAATATTTTACAGATATGCAGTTATACCAATTAATTTAATTCTACTTTTTTATATACTTATTTCGGTAATTTCAATTTCATCCGATTGGAAATTGATTTTTCCATTACTTATAAAAATTATATTGCTTTATGTTTTTAATAGATTCTATTACAAAATCTATAAAACATTTCCCTTTAAGATAGAAATAAATAATGAAGAGATGATTTGTTCGGATTTTGTAATTAATGATAGAAAAATAATTATTAACCATTCTGATATTACAAATATAAGCGGTGGAATATTTTCGGGAAGAAATTATAAGCCACTATATATAACGTCAAAGGATAACAAAATTGGTGTAAGTCCGCACATAAAAAATTATAATGATCTACTAAAAATTATTTTAACAAATATTAAGAAGGAACTTTACTTAAAGCTATTGGATGATATTAAAAGTAATTCGATAACTACTGCTAAATCAAAAAAATAATTTTTACCAACAATTTAAAATAAAAAGTCCGGCATAAACCGGACTTTTAAACATCGTACATCAAATAAGTTATTTT
The nucleotide sequence above comes from Ignavibacteriota bacterium. Encoded proteins:
- a CDS encoding DUF192 domain-containing protein; protein product: MNKQKKNNLVNKKSRIFQIIVIIVIIAFAILLLADLFKPKNELKNSKQILSGDTYKFKKDGELTFQKNDGKFISTIDVEFSDNDDERATGLMFRNEMLENQGMLFIFPYEEQQSFYMKNTILSLDIIYVNKNLEIVTIFKNTTPFSLDSLPSDAPAQYVIEVNAGYTNKYNIEIGDKVLFRKLN
- a CDS encoding redoxin domain-containing protein, with amino-acid sequence MKKTVIIFLSLFLFISIQLFSIKISEVKSKENYNFSLYDYNKKLHNLTDYKNSKAIVLMFISTGCPVSNDYNKRMEEIYNTYKNKNVVFLGINSNKNESIEEIKEHAKENNLTFTILKDENNVVADLFEASLTPEIYVLDSSLSKVYHGRIDDSKNEKNVESKDLQNSIDEILANKEVSVKNTKAFGCSIKRVEK
- a CDS encoding PD-(D/E)XK nuclease family protein → MILSRNKNFSSTIQKLLNSEISQDSIENILIIIPTNRRLRELKKNIIGKFSNSPITKINIETFTTLNTKLLKHLKPFVLLSEAASTVLIKETCDELKLKYFAAYSNGIPFGTLDKIKNVISEYKRNGISENKLLEESQKLDGSEKLKAEDIAEIFTSYAQKCKKLSAYEIGDIYNDIISVSNNDFKNSFTRLFPNVNAIIIDGFDEFTNPEIEIIIKLANVVNNNLSISFDYDEQNENLFSHLSKIYLRFIQLGFNQVEKNSENENNTFRESLKQNLFNKVDVRLSVYKDKVVKINSKNRNDEIETIAKITKELILEKNIQPENICVVFNIVGTYSSKVRDIFHKYGIPLNLTDRISLKSSSPVIAAISLLELLESDFNYDDIFRVLTNGFIKIENVDFNNLISVANELKIIGGKNNWEQIISDAKNLLKFNERLLNQDQNSIIQNYNKALTDIKKIDAILYSLRKKNTIDEFLQNFNKVLLHLKLPCTVLEDSNGKEEEHIKALTVLVKTLSEVLFLVKKEEEIEKKYSLSFYLEQIRTICNWARFNVKEKSDYGVLVTSLNEIRGLDFDYLFLGGMCDGDFPTKYSPEIFFSGSFRKQEIIHQIEEKFHFYQTLCSWNKKLFLSIPQSDKDSELVQSTFIDDFENVFEVTEYNSSEEKKIYSTEELLIEFGNNIENKNLLCEINKAGIDSEQIIKKNKIRNLRSENYLEENIYNGFVNSNQENFKEYLNEISKREFSISQLETFAKCPFKYFSERILKIKPIEEPTEEFEPMELGNVLHSILYEFYKKVNDEKLPLNIEGTEDFAKLKKIIFKIAEEKISALNLNSPIAFFEKEKILGIEGNKELSILYKFLQEETENQTNFLPKYFENSFGNISNRKNDFNKNLVIGEVNLRGTIDRIDLDEINLQYNIVDYKLKGKKPSVQELFDGLSLQLPVYLIAGKQILKEVENKDFDPNDMIIYSLNFRDEKFGKMPINLKVRGKINSDEKKILTDELLNSTSGKIIQYHNKIKNGNFHLSTLENREEKVCNYCDFNSFCRVKEVFESA
- a CDS encoding PQQ-dependent sugar dehydrogenase, whose amino-acid sequence is MKYFSYIFLISIIVSLVSISCKNETTLAQPNISKAFPNLTFENPVDIQSPDDNTDRIFVVSQKGKILSFENNQNVQSANLFLDLEEKVLFGGEQGLLGLAFHPNYKSNGKFFVNYTTSNPRRTIVSSFNISSDINKANPNSEEILLEVEQPFSNHNGGQIAFGLDGYLYISFGDGGSGGDPGNRAQNLKDYLGKILRIDVDKNENGKLYGIPIDNPFAENSEGFLKEIFAYGLRNVWRFSFDSKNNFWAADVGQNAWEEINLIEKGGNYGWRIMEGFHCYNPSEDCDRTGLKLPIHEYGHVESGGYSVTGGFVYEKNDLPELNDKYVYADFVTGNIWTFDLVNNRNNFLAKFNGQISTFGIDQNNNLYFADYSSGSLYKFVGENLNSIDLELPNRFELYQNYPNPFNPNTTISYSIPNNFSANPQLVNLNIYDLLGREVQRLVNELKSPGNYETNFVAEDLSSGVYYYKLTSGNFSQTKKMILLN
- the ypdA gene encoding YpdA family putative bacillithiol disulfide reductase; the encoded protein is MSSIYDVIIVGAGPIGLACAIESVKNNLSHLILEKGSLTNSIFHYPTNMVFFSTSERLEIGDVPFISHGVKPTRTEALEYYRRVKDKWNLKVNTYEKVENIFSIEKLFKVETNKNNFFAKKIIVSTGFYDFPNLMNIPGEELDKVKHYYHEPHPFAYEKIIVVGGGNSAVDVALETFRRGAEVTMVIRGNSLEDNVKYWVKPDIENRIKENEIKVFYNSELKEIREKEVDIISPTEILTIPNDFVLAMTGYKPDFNFLQKIGIKISDKNKIPFYKEETFETNISGLYLAGVVCGGLNTSKWFIENSRIHAPIIFKHLLANIN
- a CDS encoding TlpA family protein disulfide reductase; this encodes MKIKFVIIFLILFFEIAQSNSTISKKIELIDKSKLTQIIKTRNGRILLLNIWATWCIPCREEFPDLVKLNSIYKNTIEIIGISVDDIDDSEKKVLPFLNNNNVDFKNFISSFKKEEDLINILNIEWNGALPATFIFDVNGKQIKMLNGKQSYLDIKNLLDDILKK
- a CDS encoding EVE domain-containing protein, which codes for MSKKYWLIKSEASVFSIDDLEKCKNKTTYWDGVRNYQARNFLRDEMKIGDQVLFYHSNSEPNEIIGVCEIVKEGYPDFTAFDPNDIHYDPKSKRENPTWIMVDIKLLKKFKKGISLEEIKKNEKLSNMRLVQRGNRLSVMPVVKKEFDEIIKLSGISI
- a CDS encoding S9 family peptidase, with product MILERKIIELTEAQSRILKTGWGNSAINETILEKITYDSDGLKVKGYVAYPKIINEKLPCIIWCRGGFGNTSKLDDFYAKGILGQIASWGYFVFESQYRGNDGGEGIDEFGGNDLNDVLNLIPIANEFEFADKNIWGIEGWSRGGMMTYLTLTKNYNFKAAISVAGISNVECSIRESRFMKKIIESHQNLIDDEFCESRTILNKMENFSKSTPTLLIHGLKDERVPVHHSIDLSNEMIKLNIEHRLILLENGDHFLKSHKQEVDKFRKNWFKKYLINEEK